The Falco naumanni isolate bFalNau1 chromosome 1, bFalNau1.pat, whole genome shotgun sequence genome window below encodes:
- the CANT1 gene encoding soluble calcium-activated nucleotidase 1 — MPIPPCHESMSPLRISVGGLPVLASMTKGADPRFRLRWKAIVLSSACVGIVLLLFCLHRSSPARHGPPNPRNWQLSLHTGDRYNDTYPLSPPQRNPEGVRYRIGVIADLDTQSRGSEEHTWFSYLKKGYLVLSDSGDSVTVEWDKDESVLQSHLAEKGRGMELSELVVFNGKLYTVDDRTGVVYQIEGNKVVPWVILPDGDGTVGKGFKAEWLAVKDEHLYVGGLGKEWTTTTGEVVNENPEWVKVIGYKGDVGHENWVVNYNALRAAAGIRPPGYLIHESVSWSDTLQRWFFLPRRASHERYNEKADERRGTNLLLSSTQDFGDVTVGRVGEVVPTHGFSSFKFIPDTDDQIIVALKSEEDNGKIASYIMAFTLDGRFLLPETRIGSVKYEGIEFI, encoded by the exons ATGCCCATCCCGCCCTGCCATGAGTCTATGAGCCCCCTCCGGATCAGCGTGGGTGGTCTACCTGTCCTCGCGTCCATGACCAAGGGTGCTGATCCCCGCTTTCGACTGCGCTGGAAGGCCATCGTGCTGTCATCAGCTTGTGTGGGGattgtgctgctgctcttctgcctgcaCCGGTCCTCACCAGCGCGGCATGGTCCACCCAATCCTCGCAActggcagctcagcctgcaCACAGGGGACCGCTACAATGACACCTACCCTCTGTCCCCACCCCAGAGAAACCCCGAGGGTGTGCGCTACCGCATCGGAGTCATTGCGGACCTGGACACGCAGTCACGGGGCTCTGAGGAGCACACCTGGTTCAGTTACCTGAAGAAGGGCTACCTGGTGCTGTCGGACAGCGGGGACAGCGTGACAGTGGAGTGGGACAAAGACGAGAGCGTGCTGCAGTCCCACCTGGCTGAGAAGGGCAGGGGCATGGAGCTCTCAGAGCTGGTCGTCTTCAATGGGAAGCTGTACACTGTGGATGACCGGACAGGAGTGGTCTACCAGATTGAAGGCAACAAGGTGGTGCCCTGGGTGATCCTCCCAGATGGGGATGGCACAGTAGGGAAAG GCTTCAAGGCGGAGTGGCTGGCAGTGAAGGACGAGCACCTCTACGTGGGGGGACTGGGCAAGGAATGGACCACAACAACAGGGGAGGTGGTGAACGAGAACCCCGAGTGGGTGAAAGTCATCGGCTACAAGGGTGACGTGGGCCATGAGAACTGGGTGGTGAACTACAACGCACTGAGGGCTGCGGCAGGGATCCGACCCCCAG GTTACCTGATCCACGAGTCGGTCTCCTGGAGTGACACCCTGCAGCGCTGGTTCTTCCTGCCGCGCCGTGCCAGCCATGAGCGATACAATGAGAAGGCAGATGAGCGGCGAGGCACCAACCTGCTGCTGAGCTCTACTCAGGACTTTGGGGACGTGACGGTGGGACGTGTGGGTGAGGTAGTCCCTACCCATGGCTTCTCTTCCTTCAAGTTCATCCCGGACACAGACGACCAGATCATTGTGGCGCTGAAATCGGAAGAGGACAACGGCAAGATTGCTAGCTACATCATGGCCTTCACACTGGACGGGCGCTTCCTTCTGCCTGAGACCAGGATTGGGAGTGTGAAATACGAGGGCATTGAGTTTATTTAA
- the TIMP2 gene encoding metalloproteinase inhibitor 2, with translation MPAALPSLLAWLAVLLLGRARPADACSCSPIHPQQAFCNADVVIRAKAVSAKEVDSGNDIYGNPIKRIQYEIKQIKMFKGPDKDIEFIYTAPSTAVCGRLLDTGGKKEYLIAGKSEGNGKMHITLCDLVSTWDSLSPTQKKSLNQRYQMGCECKISRCLSIPCFVSSSDECLWTDWAMEKNNVDGRQAKHYACIKRSDGSCAWYRGMAPPKQEFLDIEDP, from the exons ATGCCCGCCGcgctgcccagcctgctggcctGGCTGGCGGTGCTGCTGCTCGGCAGGGCCCGCCCGGCCGACGCCTGCAGCTGCTCGCCCATCCACCCGCAACAGGCCTTCTGCAACGCGGACGTAG TGATCCGAGCAAAGGCTGTCTCTGCGAAAGAGGTGGATTCGGGGAATGATATATACGGGAATCCAATCAAACGAATCCAGTATGAAATCAAGCAGATCAAG ATGTTTAAGGGCCCTGACAAGGACATAGAGTTCATCTACACGGCTCCGTCCACTGCTGTGTGTGGCCGGCTGCTGGACACCGGCGGGAAGAAGGAGTATCTCATTGCAG GCAAGTCAGAGGGCAATGGCAAGATGCACATCACGCTCTGTGACTTGGTCTCCACCTGGGACTCACTGAGCCCGACCCAGAAGAAGAGCCTAAACCAGCGGTACCAGATGGGCTGCGAGTGCAAG ATCTCACGCTGCCTCTCCATCCCCTGCTTCGTCTCTTCCTCGGATGAGTGTCTCTGGACAGACTGGGCAATGGAGAAGAACAATGTGGATGGGCGGCAGGCAAAGCACTACGCTTGCATCAAGAGGAGCGATGGCTCATGCGCCTGGTACCGTGGCATGGCCCCCCCCAAGCAAGAGTTTCTTGACATCGAGGACCCCTAA